A genomic window from Vitis riparia cultivar Riparia Gloire de Montpellier isolate 1030 chromosome 18, EGFV_Vit.rip_1.0, whole genome shotgun sequence includes:
- the LOC117907897 gene encoding V-type proton ATPase subunit G1-like: MDSMKGQGGIQMLLTAEQEARQIISSAKNLKLTRLKQAKEEAEREVKLYHSNMEAAHQKKISETSGSSGSNVKRLDEETAMRIQSLKESASRVSSDVVAMLIKHVTAVEA, from the exons atggattccatgaAAGGACAAGGAGGCATCCAGATGCTGCTGACTGCAGAGCAGGAGGCCCGACAGATTATTTCCAGTGCTAAAAACT TAAAGTTGACGAGGTTGAAACAAGCTAAAGAAGAAGCTGAGAGGGAAGTGAAACTCTACCACTCCAATATGGAAGCTGCCCACCAGAAGAAAATTTCTGAG ACGAGTGGGAGCAGTGGGTCAAATGTAAAACGGCTTGATGAAGAAACTGCAATGAGGATTCAAAGCTTGAAAGAGTCTGCTTCTAGGGTTTCATCAGATGTTGTCGCCATGCTCATCAAGCATGTCACAGCGGTGGAAGCTTGA